Proteins from one Puntigrus tetrazona isolate hp1 unplaced genomic scaffold, ASM1883169v1 S000000746, whole genome shotgun sequence genomic window:
- the LOC122335208 gene encoding uncharacterized protein LOC122335208, with protein MTQWIKSFFFVYFNWIMTIKSNGVQGSFDVLTVQKGEDINLNCSMIGRYEIAWYHLSSEEHILLISVKKDKTGNNLLTNYNQNSTRLKIATDALITTISLNILGAKESDSGIYSCGAKKNTPEMFFEKLIRLEIKGLFGTEKPKEVDITVLTTKERALMFGGVGLAIAVFFVATVIAGGIIHYLGWQKGWAAAKRSSLIHHKSAA; from the exons ATGACACAATGGATAAagtcttttttctttgtatattttaacTGGATCATGACAATCAAGTCTAATG GTGTACAAGGATCTTTTGACGTGTTAACGGTTCAGAAGGGAGAAGACATCAATCTCAACTGCAGCATGATAGGCCGATATGAGATCGCTTGGTATCACCTCAGTTCAGAAGAACATATTCTACTGATTTCTGTGAAGAAAGACAAAACAGGAAATAATCTCCTGACCAACTACAATCAAAACAGTACTCGACTGAAAATTGCCACAGACGCATTGATCACCACAATCTCCTTAAATATTTTAGGAGCAAAAGAGTCAGATTCAGGCATATATTCCTGTGGAGCAAAGAAAAACACTCCAGAGATGTTCTTCGAAAAGCTCATCAGACTCGAGATCAAGG GTCTGTTTGGAACAGAAAAGCCAAAAGAAGTTGACATCACAG TATTGACTACGAAAGAGAGGGCATTGATGTTCGGTGGTGTTGGTCTGGCTATTGCTGTGTTTTTCGTGGCTACAGTCATCGCAGGAGGAATCATTCACTATCTTGGATGGCAGAAAGGATGGGCCGCAGCTAAACGTTCATCTCTGATTCATCACAAATCAGCTGCATAA